One part of the Desulfomonilaceae bacterium genome encodes these proteins:
- the neuB gene encoding N-acetylneuraminate synthase — MHRRSSEKTFIIAEAGVNHNGSLDMACALVDVAAAAGADAVKFQTFKATEVISRYAPKAYYQQLTTSAKESQLEMVQRLELSEADHRILINHAKTKKIEFLSTPFDLPSLRLLTDRFRLSTIKIPSGEITNGPFLLEIAKTGRNVIMSTGMNTLGEVEAALGVLAFGYTATIDQDPSLKAFASAFAFDVGQSALREYVSLLHCTTEYPAPYTEVNLRAMDTLANAFGLPVGLSDHTMGIHIPIAAVARGAKIIEKHFTLDRSLPGPDHAASLEPTELEEMVRSIREVEMALGDGVKRPTDSEMKNRDIVRKSLVAAKPILTGQVIDKGDIAIKRPGTGLSPMCYWDYIGVKSDLDYSVDEMLA, encoded by the coding sequence ATGCACAGACGTTCATCAGAAAAGACTTTCATAATTGCCGAGGCTGGTGTTAACCATAACGGATCGCTTGATATGGCTTGCGCTCTTGTCGATGTGGCGGCTGCGGCTGGCGCAGACGCTGTTAAATTTCAGACTTTCAAAGCCACGGAAGTCATAAGTCGATATGCGCCAAAGGCTTACTATCAGCAGCTAACTACCAGCGCCAAAGAGAGCCAGTTGGAGATGGTTCAAAGACTTGAGCTATCTGAAGCTGACCACCGTATACTCATCAATCACGCTAAGACGAAAAAAATAGAATTCTTATCGACTCCATTTGACCTACCGAGCCTTCGATTGCTTACCGATCGTTTTCGGCTGTCCACAATAAAAATCCCTTCTGGCGAAATCACCAACGGTCCGTTCCTGCTTGAAATTGCAAAGACAGGTAGGAATGTCATCATGTCTACGGGCATGAACACACTCGGAGAAGTGGAGGCTGCGCTCGGTGTTCTAGCGTTTGGATACACCGCTACCATCGACCAAGATCCATCATTAAAAGCTTTTGCTTCAGCATTCGCGTTTGACGTCGGACAGTCTGCATTGCGTGAGTATGTCTCTCTGCTGCATTGTACAACAGAATATCCCGCTCCTTACACTGAAGTCAACCTCAGGGCGATGGACACCTTAGCGAATGCTTTTGGCCTGCCGGTGGGGCTGTCCGATCACACTATGGGTATTCATATTCCGATAGCTGCGGTGGCACGAGGCGCTAAGATCATAGAAAAGCACTTCACGCTAGACAGGTCACTTCCAGGTCCGGATCATGCGGCATCGCTGGAACCCACTGAGCTTGAAGAAATGGTCAGATCCATTCGAGAAGTTGAGATGGCTCTTGGCGACGGCGTAAAACGACCGACAGATTCTGAAATGAAAAATAGAGATATTGTGCGAAAGAGCCTCGTTGCGGCCAAACCCATCCTGACTGGGCAGGTAATAGACAAGGGAGATATTGCCATCAAACGGCCAGGGACGGGATTATCTCCAATGTGTTATTGGGATTATATTGGAGTAAAATCTGACCTGGATTACTCGGTCGATGAGATGCTGGCTTAA
- a CDS encoding acetyltransferase, with amino-acid sequence MKLPVIVIGAGGHSKVVADALRTSGRIALGFLEANLDLHGRIIDGLKVLGCDDLLLDYPPETINLANGIGSTVSTEARRTVYERLNRGGYKFETVYHPSATIAQSAQIFSGVQIMAGGVIQPGVIIGENTIINTGAIVDHDCIIGKHCHIAPGVVLSGEVQVGDGCHIGTGADVIQGLSIGAGSLVAAGAVVIQDVPPNTWVAGVPARIMEII; translated from the coding sequence ATGAAGTTGCCCGTAATTGTAATTGGAGCTGGAGGCCACAGTAAAGTAGTGGCCGATGCTCTTCGGACGTCTGGACGAATCGCTCTCGGTTTTCTCGAGGCTAATCTTGATCTGCATGGAAGAATAATTGACGGGCTTAAAGTGCTGGGTTGTGATGACCTACTTTTAGATTATCCCCCGGAGACAATTAATCTTGCAAACGGAATCGGCTCAACAGTATCAACTGAAGCTCGACGCACAGTTTATGAACGGCTGAATCGAGGTGGTTACAAATTTGAAACTGTTTACCATCCGTCCGCAACCATTGCGCAGTCGGCACAGATTTTTTCAGGTGTACAAATAATGGCAGGCGGGGTGATACAACCAGGTGTGATCATCGGCGAGAACACAATAATTAATACAGGGGCCATAGTGGACCACGATTGCATAATTGGTAAGCATTGTCATATAGCCCCAGGAGTAGTCCTTTCCGGAGAAGTTCAGGTGGGTGACGGCTGTCATATTGGCACAGGCGCTGACGTCATTCAGGGTTTAAGCATAGGCGCAGGATCGCTTGTGGCAGCTGGAGCAGTGGTTATTCAAGATGTTCCGCCTAATACTTGGGTGGCGGGAGTGCCAGCGCGAATTATGGAAATAATATGA